In Methylocystis sp. MJC1, one DNA window encodes the following:
- a CDS encoding sensor histidine kinase has protein sequence MWNVVALHKALDNSPASVEMTHYLQCIIKAFETAFGDPVQFIMSISPGLYLDARCASYVGQIFCEIAMNAIKHGFPDGSRGHIVTTLRRVGDKRFELTVANDGAALDLKTVPPSGFRALKDLARQINGELHIEPMPKGMQVRFRFTAYQRGDEVVA, from the coding sequence ATGTGGAACGTGGTGGCTTTGCACAAAGCGCTCGACAATTCACCTGCATCGGTTGAAATGACCCATTATTTACAATGCATAATAAAGGCCTTTGAAACGGCATTCGGGGATCCCGTTCAATTCATTATGTCGATCTCACCAGGCCTGTATCTTGACGCTCGCTGTGCGAGCTATGTCGGACAAATTTTCTGCGAAATCGCAATGAATGCGATTAAGCACGGTTTTCCCGACGGTTCGAGGGGCCATATCGTAACGACCCTTCGACGCGTGGGCGATAAACGTTTCGAATTGACTGTAGCAAACGACGGCGCGGCGCTCGACCTAAAAACCGTGCCGCCGAGCGGGTTCCGCGCTTTGAAAGACCTCGCTCGTCAAATAAACGGCGAGCTGCACATAGAACCGATGCCAAAAGGCATGCAAGTCCGATTTCGGTTTACTGCTTACCAGCGCGGTGACGAAGTCGTAGCTTGA
- a CDS encoding IS6 family transposase has product MLSIDEFFRGRHFDREISILCVRWYLRFKLSFRDLVEIMAERGIDLAHTTIMRWIQRYAPEFEKRWNRFPCRAGRSWRVDETYVRIKVSGTCLYRAVDSDGKTVDFLLRARRDIAAAKAFFRRAFQRQGRLPRAITLDGYQASHRAAREFLAEHRGGARTKLRSSKYLNNLIEQDHRSIKLRLGPTLGFKRFRSASITIASVELMQRIRKRQFALGKLRVAGKTASEIWSAVRAA; this is encoded by the coding sequence ATGCTGAGTATTGACGAGTTCTTCAGAGGCCGGCATTTCGACCGGGAGATCAGCATCCTCTGCGTGCGGTGGTATCTGCGGTTCAAGCTGAGTTTTCGAGACCTCGTCGAGATAATGGCCGAGCGCGGAATTGATTTGGCGCATACGACGATAATGCGGTGGATCCAACGCTACGCTCCCGAGTTCGAAAAGCGGTGGAACCGCTTCCCCTGCCGAGCAGGCAGGTCGTGGCGGGTCGACGAAACCTATGTGAGAATCAAGGTCAGCGGGACCTGTCTCTATCGCGCCGTCGACAGCGACGGCAAAACCGTCGACTTCCTATTGCGAGCCAGACGGGATATCGCTGCTGCGAAGGCGTTTTTCCGGCGGGCGTTCCAACGCCAGGGCCGACTGCCTCGCGCCATCACGCTCGATGGCTACCAAGCCTCGCACCGCGCGGCCCGGGAGTTCCTCGCCGAACATCGGGGCGGCGCGCGGACGAAACTGCGGTCTTCCAAGTACCTCAACAACTTAATTGAGCAGGATCACCGATCCATCAAGCTCCGGTTGGGCCCGACGCTCGGCTTCAAGAGATTTCGTAGTGCGTCGATCACGATCGCTAGCGTCGAGCTCATGCAACGGATCCGGAAACGTCAGTTCGCATTGGGTAAGCTTCGCGTAGCGGGCAAGACTGCGTCTGAGATTTGGAGCGCCGTGCGCGCCGCCTGA
- the rpoH gene encoding RNA polymerase sigma factor RpoH, with the protein MPTTLTMLSPESRLIRYLSRIRQFPMLELLEEQMLARRWREHGDSQAACELITSHLRLVVKIAMGYRGYGLPVGDLISEGNLGLMQAVKRFEPDRGFRLSTYARWWIRASIQEYVLRSWSLVRMGSSANMKKLFFNLRHAKNRLSAYEEGDLKPENVAMMALLLGVRQKDVIAMNRRMGSDASLNTPIGEKGETGGEWLDWFVDDSDDQEQVLVGDEEYDNRQMSLRNALDVLNPRERRILEARRLTDTPVTLTTLAAEFGVSRERVRQIEVRAFGKVQREVRAGGAHIEERAADLHAMGLLIIQDAQAEHKGTQSRLRH; encoded by the coding sequence ATGCCGACTACCCTGACCATGCTCTCCCCCGAAAGCAGACTTATCCGTTATCTATCTCGAATCCGCCAGTTTCCCATGCTGGAGTTGCTGGAGGAACAGATGTTAGCGCGACGGTGGCGTGAGCACGGGGATTCACAGGCCGCGTGCGAGCTCATAACCTCGCATCTACGCCTCGTCGTCAAAATCGCCATGGGTTATCGTGGCTATGGTCTCCCCGTCGGCGACCTTATCTCAGAGGGCAATCTCGGACTCATGCAAGCCGTCAAGCGTTTCGAACCAGATCGTGGCTTCCGCCTCTCAACTTACGCGAGGTGGTGGATTCGGGCGTCGATTCAAGAATACGTTCTAAGGTCCTGGTCTCTGGTGAGGATGGGCTCAAGCGCGAACATGAAGAAGCTATTCTTCAACCTCCGTCACGCCAAGAACCGCCTTTCGGCTTATGAGGAAGGCGACCTCAAGCCAGAAAATGTCGCAATGATGGCCCTCCTCCTTGGCGTTCGCCAGAAGGACGTCATAGCGATGAACCGTCGTATGGGTAGCGACGCCTCGCTCAATACGCCGATTGGCGAAAAAGGCGAGACAGGTGGCGAATGGCTAGATTGGTTCGTCGACGACAGTGACGATCAGGAGCAGGTTCTTGTCGGCGACGAAGAATACGACAATCGACAGATGTCATTGCGGAACGCGCTTGACGTGCTGAATCCGCGGGAGCGTCGAATTCTGGAGGCCCGCCGCCTCACAGATACTCCCGTGACGCTCACGACTCTAGCCGCCGAATTTGGCGTGTCGCGCGAGCGTGTGCGCCAGATCGAGGTGCGCGCCTTCGGAAAGGTTCAGCGGGAGGTTCGCGCTGGCGGCGCGCACATCGAGGAGCGGGCCGCCGATCTGCATGCAATGGGATTGCTTATCATCCAAGATGCACAGGCGGAGCACAAGGGGACCCAAAGTCGGCTTCGCCATTAG
- a CDS encoding CsbD family protein codes for MGSTTDKIKGAANQAAGAVKQGVGKAVGNPNLEVEGAGQKLKGEVQETVGKAKDAVKKLVDKA; via the coding sequence ATGGGCAGCACCACCGACAAGATCAAGGGCGCGGCCAATCAGGCGGCAGGGGCAGTCAAGCAGGGCGTCGGCAAGGCGGTAGGGAACCCGAACCTTGAGGTCGAAGGCGCTGGGCAGAAACTCAAAGGCGAAGTGCAGGAAACCGTCGGCAAGGCCAAGGATGCGGTCAAGAAGCTCGTCGACAAAGCCTAA
- a CDS encoding DUF3096 domain-containing protein, with protein sequence MISTGVPTLTIAGGLILITPQLLNYIVAIFLIVLGILGLGLFK encoded by the coding sequence ATCATCAGCACAGGCGTACCGACGCTGACGATTGCCGGCGGCCTCATCTTGATCACGCCGCAGTTGCTCAATTACATCGTGGCGATCTTTTTGATCGTCTTAGGGATCTTGGGCCTCGGTCTGTTCAAATGA